Proteins encoded together in one Theileria parva strain Muguga chromosome 3 map unlocalized ctg_530, whole genome shotgun sequence window:
- the rsmF gene encoding NOL1/NOP2/sun family protein: MDSLIDIQNHYENRVLPYNPDLLSHKLDSWLKELGVDVEKYKNEITDILSSRKYRYYRKVGDCNFPNDSIVNWIRDVEVYNTIGNIPSSCYGIDASSAAVVDSLRLRKLSGSEEAWILDMCCAPGGKLFATIDSADKINSDTKWNIIGLDSSIRRIELCKAMLRKELFNRDKIDVSFKHINSQEFSEYNGESMLEKFDRIILDAECTLEGSLRSVIRTLRFWGIKWLENSWNREYASKIITNQRELLTQAIKLLKPGGFIVYSTCSLDKEQNEYLLCDVIKNFPNVKFHPLPVHSCLCCSYNYGERHETWPAESCDRTLRLKCSRDYFYPVIAGCDNRYSPSAVRFVPLNGITDGLFIALLFKTI; encoded by the coding sequence ATGGATTCTTTAATTGATATTCAAAACCACTATGAGAACAGGGTTTTACCGTATAACCCTGATTTGCTCTCTCATAAACTAGATTCCTGGCTAAAGGAACTAGGTGTTGACGTtgaaaagtataaaaatgagatTACAGATATTTTATCCAGTAGAAAATACCGATATTACCGGAAAGTCGGTGACTGTAATTTCCCCAATGATAGCATCGTTAACTGGATCCGGGATGTCGAGGTTTACAATACTATTGGGAACATTCCATCCAGTTGTTATGGCATAGACGCATCAAGTGCTGCCGTAGTTGATTCCCTGCGACTCAGAAAACTTTCCGGTTCTGAGGAGGCTTGGATTTTGGACATGTGTTGCGCTCCTGGAGGAAAGCTCTTCGCCACAATAGACAGTGCAGATAAGATAAATAGTGATACCAAGTGGAATATTATAGGCTTAGACTCCTCAATTCGAAGAATTGAGCTTTGCAAAGCAATGCTCAGGAAGGAATTATTTAACAGGGACAAAATAGACGTTAGCTTTAAGCATATCAACTCTCAGGAGTTTTCAGAATACAACGGTGAATCTATGCTTGAGAAGTTTGATCGGATAATCCTGGACGCCGAATGCACTCTCGAGGGCTCTCTGAGATCAGTAATCAGAACCCTTAGATTCTGGGGGATTAAATGGCTTGAAAATAGCTGGAACCGAGAATACGCTTCAAAGATAATAACTAACCAGCGAGAACTGTTAACTCAGGctataaaattactcaaGCCTGGAGGCTTTATAGTGTATAGTACGTGTTCTCTCGACAAGGAGCAAAACGAGTACTTGCTCTGCGATGTAATTAAAAACTTTCCAAATGTCAAGTTCCATCCTCTTCCCGTCCACAGCTGTCTCTGTTGTTCTTACAACTATGGAGAAAGGCATGAAACCTGGCCCGCTGAATCCTGTGACCGCACCCTTAGACTTAAGTGCTCAAGAGACTATTTCTACCCCGTTATTGCAGGTTGTGATAACAGATATTCACCTTCCGCTGTTCGGTTCGTTCCCTTAAATGGAATAACTGATGGACTTTTCATCGCACTATTGtttaaaactatttaa
- a CDS encoding Vps51/Vps67 family protein → MDLASSFTHNDSSLSLETSDKSVSELLSAYYNISEDLPESSSLENDKSEYKLKRSASILNKEFLSHSFDVEHHFDQILRNNSISDTIGLLRKLEREIRQLTAGKQLLIYDNYECLFSALDTVHNINKELDQVQNNLKTLNSSQVKAASKDITSRYGIRDNFLHISNLSKAGNVFMFLSNLCNTLVSFNTSKGLFYSSSEETSNFVKYSPKDVLYFCSTVYQVFKQFDQNYNFLFSSYYPILTNLISSNVTLMLSNQESLYSDALVDTCKFLHKLSFNQHQLYEFYFFKLSSFLENKIRNLFINYSNSDFSYNSLCNDVFESLFLVYDSVSNENFKAFLNSLDLTGERGNLCFYCFDNLEVQYEYNSKSKLFSSFKLSSNSCSCCTEDLLVQFLMHYTHTSFFPLTYSITSYKYNLKTRDVTSGLTVLFERLTQLKISDNYQLLFLEHCTTWLMVLSLLYVQHLFFKLYESIISKLVSFLNGSYTSDFNYVLTSFEKLVEELRDVSHFAKDLSVFLKNGFEQVFNSLVFVYFCGIKYICYLVFVNIVKLRFKSGETQLYSTSNLMTLRSCDEKNKNSLIDHFLTESGRNLDLNVDNDFNLFSVIEFMDRNVKLHFKNFKFDSNNKLYMKNLLLFLLKFEELFQSLLTVLERNFNESHKMLTTNSLVLSINPKTNSEFNHVKCKFREHFIKNTNNLFFNTIFDDLFIDEHLPLLNVLLLSHKYANESKAYFPLKNYTSGFSETFEGKFTNSDYKLRDDCFSKNHFERFNISITEMTNNVISHIMFDYIYQALKILRFVLENLMLGNDVVDESIKDFTILLSEVLQDVNVLTISHTPETANLNKDLDKVINTFLNNSDFSILSNVYKFKFNASRDMCLKLFTLHIVQALYQYKTEYLIDKNNLIKFYEDLKRQILIIFKKNLDLFIMQSVWEKVLNLT, encoded by the coding sequence ATGGATTTAGCATCCTCGTTTACACACAATGATTCTTCCCTTTCCCTGGAAACCTCAGATAAGTCTGTTTCAGAGCTCTTATCAGCCTATTATAACATTTCCGAGGATTTACCAGAATCTTCCTCCttggaaaatgataaaagtGAATATAAACTAAAAAGATCGGCTtccattttaaataaagaaTTTTTATCGCATTCCTTTGATGTTGAACATCACTTTGACCAAATACTCAGGAACAATTCCATCTCTGATACCATAGGATTACTCAGGAAATTGGAGAGGGAGATTCGGCAGTTAACAGCAGGGAAACAGCTCTTGATTTATGACAACTATGAGTGCCTTTTCTCGGCTCTTGACACTGTACACAATATAAATAAGGAGCTGGATCAGGTACAAAATAACCTTAAAACGCTAAACTCCTCCCAAGTAAAAGCTGCTTCAAAGGACATTACTTCGAGGTATGGGATTAGGGATAACTTTTTGCACATTTCCAACCTGTCTAAGGCGGGGAACGTGTTCATGTTCCTCTCGAATCTGTGTAACACACTTGTATCTTTCAATACCTCTAAAGGATTGTTTTACTCTTCCTCAGAGGAAACTTctaattttgtaaaatattcacCAAAAGATGTACTATACTTTTGTTCAACAGTGTACCAAGTTTTCAAGCAGTTTGACCAGAACTACAACTTTCTGTTTTCGAGTTATTATCCCATTCtcacaaatttaatatcaAGCAATGTTACGTTAATGTTAAGTAATCAGGAGTCTTTATACTCTGATGCTTTGGTTGATACGTGTAAATTTCTACACAAACTCTCGTTTAACCAGCACCAGTTGTATgaattttacttttttaaaCTGTCATCGTTTCTGGAAAATAAGATAAGAAACCTCTTCATAAACTACTCCAATAGCGATTTCTCATATAATTCGCTGTGTAATGACGTGTTTGAATCTCTGTTCCTGGTTTACGACTCAGTTtcaaatgaaaattttaaggcTTTTTTAAACTCGCTGGATCTCACTGGTGAAAGAGGGAACTTATGTTTTTACTGTTTTGACAATTTGGAAGTGCaatatgaatataattCTAAGAGTAAGCTTTTCtcatcatttaaattaagttCAAATAGTTGTTCATGCTGTACAGAGGATTTGTTGGTTCAATTCCTGATGCACTACACTCACACCTCTTTCTTCCCACTAACTTATTCTATCACaagttataaatataacCTTAAGACTAGAGACGTCACTTCAGGATTAACTGTGCTTTTTGAAAGGCTCACTCAACTGAAAATTTCAGATAATTACCAACTTTTGTTTTTGGAACACTGTACTACCTGGCTGATGGTCCTCTCATTGTTGTATGTCCAgcatttattttttaagcTCTATGAGTCTATAATATCCAAACTGGTTTCATTCCTAAATGGATCATACACTTCAGATTTTAACTATGTCTTAACCTCGTTTGAAAAGTTGGTGGAAGAGCTCAGAGATGTATCACACTTTGCAAAAGATTTGAGCGTGTTTTTGAAAAACGGATTTGAACAGGTTTTCAACTCTCTTGTTTTTGTATACTTTTGTGGAATCAAGTACATTTGTTACTTGGTATTCGTAAACATAGTTAAACTGAGATTTAAGTCTGGTGAAACCCAACTCTACTCAACGTCTAACCTTATGACTCTGAGATCATGTGATGAGAAGAACaaaaatagtttaattGACCATTTTTTAACGGAATCAGGACGAAATTTGGATTTAAATGTGGATAACGattttaaccttttttCAGTGATTGAGTTCATGGACAGGAATGTAAAGTTACattttaagaattttaaGTTTGATTCTAACAATAAACTTTACATGAAAAATTTACTCCTGTTCCTGCTTAAGTTTGAGGAACTGTTTCAAAGTCTACTCACAGTTTTGGAAAGGAACTTTAACGAGTCACATAAGATGCTCACAACTAATAGCTTAGTCCTGAGTATAAATCCAAAGACTAACAGTGAGTTTAACCATGTCAAGTGTAAGTTCCGGgaacattttataaaaaatacaaataatcTGTTTTTTAATACAATTTTCGACGATTTGTTCATTGATGAACATTTACCCCTTTTGAACGTTTTATTACTTTCACACAAATACGCCAATGAAAGTAAAGCGTACTTTCCActtaaaaattacacaaGTGGGTTTTCAGAAACATTTGAAGGCAAATTTACGAATTCTGACTATAAACTGAGAGATGATTGTTTTAGCAAAAATCACTTTGAGAGGTTTAACATAAGCATAACTGAGATGAcaaataatgtaatttcACATATAATGTTCGATTACATATATCAAGCGCTCAAGATCTTGAGGTTTGTTCTGGAGAATTTGATGCTTGGAAATGATGTGGTTGACGAGTCGATAAAGGATTTTACAATACTTTTATCAGAAGTTTTACAGGACGTTAATGTTTTAACAATTTCTCATACACCAGAAACAGctaatttaaacaaagaTTTAGACAAGGTTATCAACACATTTCTCAATAATTCAGACTTTTCAATCCTGTCAAATGTGTACAAATTCAAGTTTAACGCCTCGAGAGATATGTGTCTGAAACTGTTCACACTCCACATAGTTCAAGCACTATACCAGTACAAAACTGAGTACCTGATTGACAAGAATAACCTGATAAAGTTCTACGAGGACCTGAAGCGGCAAATTCTGATCATTTTCAAGAAGAATTTGGATCTATTTATAATGCAGTCAGTATGGGAAAaggttttaaatttaacataa
- a CDS encoding SVSP family protein, protein MNGSLAHKCILILIIQCVYCADKPNDHIRGANGGQANESGAEDDGSEDNFNVADVTGPPIFMGGAPGYSPAYPQPPVFPQPIPAGQLVSFPPSQVNLVGQQQVYPGIPYQHIPIPPSSQPQLHPQPQLHPQLHPQLQPQLQPQLQPQIQQVIPPGYVQVQLIQPGYGIGYQPQAQIIGSVTPVTPFIYQPVPVAYPVAFQPTPAYVVTGPIPGTQPTVPVQQFQHYQPVQPQAGPGFQDQPGQLSDSSGVVGDVDDKSQQTSEAEGEGGAVGGEPKQPKAEDEIDYESYDLIVKDLESLDIEDETKKPSPKVPESGIKPHPYGQFVPGFLSHKYPSITLYGMNGKNELVQLGTHHHNVVSDTDYIVKVRLKIPICKLVSDGRTVWDHRPGLPQHKFFCYFKYESRFSFYSEKLVESCMMDKGLWICTFKEVPGIKFYKQNAQNELVEIGLAEMLIDYNGILEVRFNIDPSVDCVLVRFNEETLWEKMPNMVLRGLTYIDDNSMMLYICQREYWLRKVRGDWVLKRLPRQTKGRRNMK, encoded by the coding sequence ATGAATGGATCTTTAGCACAcaaatgtatattaatattaatcatCCAATGTGTATATTGCGCTGATAAACCAAATGATCACATTCGAGGTGCGAATGGAGGACAAGCAAACGAATCTGGTGCCGAAGATGATGGTAGTGAGGACAACTTTAATGTGGCAGATGTGACGGGTCCACCAATATTTATGGGAGGTGCTCCAGGTTATTCACCTGCTTATCCACAACCTCCTGTATTTCCTCAGCCAATTCCCGCAGGACAACTAGTTTCTTTTCCTCCGAGTCAAGTAAATTTAGTAGGACAACAACAGGTTTATCCCGGAATTCCATATCAACATATTCCCATACCACCTTCGAGTCAACCACAATTACATCCACAGCCTCAATTACACCCTCAATTACACCCTCAATTACAACCTCAATTACAACCTCAGTTACAACCTCAAATTCAACAAGTTATTCCGCCTGGTTATGTACAAGTACAACTCATTCAGCCAGGATATGGAATTGGCTATCAGCCTCAGGCTCAAATTATAGGTTCTGTTACACCTGTAACGCCTTTCATATATCAACCTGTTCCCGTAGCTTATCCAGTGGCATTTCAACCAACTCCAGCATATGTAGTGACTGGACCAATTCCCGGTACTCAACCTACAGTTCCTGTTCAACAATTTCAACATTATCAACCTGTACAACCACAAGCTGGACCTGGTTTCCAAGATCAACCTGGACAACTTAGCGATTCTAGTGGAGTTGTCGGCGATGTTGATGATAAATCTCAACAAACTAGCGAGGCTGAAGGTGAGGGTGGAGCTGTAGGAGGTGAGCCCAAACAACCAAAGGCTGAGGATGAAATTGATTATGAAAGTTATGATCTGATAGTGAAAGATTTGGAATCGTTAGACATTGAGGATGAGACTAAAAAGCCGAGCCCAAAAGTACCTGAATCAGGAATCAAACCGCATCCTTATGGACAATTTGTACCTGGATTTTTGTCTCACAAATACCCATCAATTACTCTCTATGGAATGAATGGTAAAAATGAACTGGTTCAACTGGGTACTCACCACCACAACGTGGTATCAGACACTGATTATATTGTTAAAGTTCGTTTAAAAATCCctatttgtaaattagtttCTGACGGCAGAACAGTATGGGATCATCGACCAGGTTTGCCACAACATAAGTTTTTTTGTTATTTCAAATATGAGTCAAGGTTCTCCTTTTATTCGGAAAAATTAGTAGAGTCGTGTATGATGGATAAAGGCTTATGGATTTGTACGTTCAAGGAAGTCCCAGGAATAAAATTCTACAAACAAAATGCACAAAACGAATTAGTTGAAATTGGTCTTGCGGAGATGCTTATAGATTACAACGGGATTTTAGAAGTTAGATTTAATATTGATCCGAGTGTAGACTGCGTGCTGGTTAGATTTAATGAAGAGACGCTTTGGGAAAAGATGCCTAATATGGTTTTAAGAGGATTGACTTATATCGACGACAATTCGATGATGCTTTACATTTGTCAAAGAGAATATTGGCTTAGAAAAGTTCGTGGCGATTGGGTTTTGAAAAGACTCCCAAGACAAACTAAGGGTAGGAGGAATATGAAATGA